The Vibrio bathopelagicus genomic sequence ATATTAAATACAGTGAACCACTCTCATTGTGAGCACAAAGGTCAACAGTTAAGCTGTACTCTGAGTATCGGTGCTGCCATTCATGTTAATGAGAACACCGAAGAGATATTGCAAAAAACAGACAGCATGCTTTACCAAAGTAAGTCTAATGGTCGAAATCGAGTCACAATTGCAGGCTAAATGAGCACTTGGTGCAACTAGGGTCGAGTTCTTTATTGGGCTCATGTACAATTTCACCAAATTTTTGACGAGAGAATTAGGCGACGTATGAATCACAATCGAGTGGTGTGTTTCGATTTGGAAATGTGCTGTTGGAGCGAAGACGGTGTAGGAACTACTGGGGAGATCATTGAAGTGGGTCTTGCTGAGATCGATCTTGTATCTGGAACCATCGTGAAGCGCGCGCAATATTACGTTAAGCCCGAAAAAGACGAAGTCTCTCTGTTTTGTGCAGAGCTAACAGGCATTACACCTCGCAAGATAGAAAAGCAGGGGCGTCCTTTAGAGTCAGTAATTAAATCGATGATTAAGAATTTCGGTGGCCCAAAGAAAATCTATGCAGCTTGGGGGCGTGATGACCTTATCTTACACAAAGAATGTATAGAGAAAGGCATCGAACCGCCGTTTAGCGAGTTCTTGAACATCGCCACACTTTATCGCGTTCAAAACCGCCTTAAAGAAAAACGCATCGGACATCGCGCCGCTCAAGAAGCCAAGAACATTGAGTGGGAAGGTCGTCAGCACTCCGGTTATGTCGATGCTTATAACCTCGCAAAACTGACACTGACGATGCTTTAGTCTTTAAAAGCGCTCGATCTCTGAAAAGAACAATAGACAGCAAAAAGCCACCTTCTGAGTTTTTATATGATCTGAGTCTCTATATGA encodes the following:
- a CDS encoding 3'-5' exonuclease translates to MNHNRVVCFDLEMCCWSEDGVGTTGEIIEVGLAEIDLVSGTIVKRAQYYVKPEKDEVSLFCAELTGITPRKIEKQGRPLESVIKSMIKNFGGPKKIYAAWGRDDLILHKECIEKGIEPPFSEFLNIATLYRVQNRLKEKRIGHRAAQEAKNIEWEGRQHSGYVDAYNLAKLTLTML